One Tenrec ecaudatus isolate mTenEca1 chromosome 12, mTenEca1.hap1, whole genome shotgun sequence DNA segment encodes these proteins:
- the OCSTAMP gene encoding osteoclast stimulatory transmembrane protein: MKTLWGVAEHHLRTRWKSLHVGLCKTRALLQAIWNDFSQPVPASRGQLLTQLLLCGSLATAAAGLTHHWLASSLQYPLRPSAVVAAVCGLLLCLGLGLVPPARCLFALSVPTLGTKQGRRLLLSYSTATLAISVMPNVLSNVRAAGRVLRCVTEGSLESLLNTTDRLQVAAEALHVADQVRGRGLAFETQGNGSAFRLHMLRITERVLEDFSDLERLGRATALGAQRVVAGLFILGLLGEAAWYLHRYLTDLRFDNVYATRQLTGQLAEAQATHLVASPPAWLLRAARLRLSQQELLRSLLRLGLLSLLLAATAVTVATDHMAFLLAQAAVEWAQKLARVPVTLTVKYDLAYTFLDFIPFLFNQAPPETPFHSARVSSQWELRFTSPGCPLLAAQHPRTAAALAAGALQLVACATVLLETYARRLRHAIAASFFRAQEAQRVGHLHARLLRRYNRLRCQQPPPGTPSCSDSGRG, from the exons ATGAAGACCTTGTGGGGGGTGGCGGAGCATCACCTCAGGACCAG GTGGAAGTCCCTGCAtgtggggctctgtaagactcgGGCCCTGCTGCAAGCCATTTGGAATGACTTCTCCCAGCCCGTCCCAGCCAGCCGTGGCCAGCTGCTGACCCAGCTCCTCCTGTGTGGTTCCCTGGCCACTGCGGCCGCAGGTCTGACCCACCACTGGCTGGCGTCCTCGCTGCAGTATCCTCTGAGACCCTCCGCCGTGGTGGCTGCTGTCTGTGGGCTGCTActctgcctgggcctgggcctggtgcCTCCAGCCCGCTGCCTGTTTGCGCTCAGCGTGCCCACCCTGGGCACAAAGCAAGGCCGCCGGCTGCTGCTCTCCTACAGCACTGCCACCCTGGCCATCAGCGTGATGCCCAATGTCTTGTCCAACGTGAGGGCGGCCGGGCGGGTGCTGCGCTGCGTCACCGAGGGCTCCCTGGAGAGTCTGCTCAACACCACCGACCGGCTACAGGTGGCGGCCGAGGCGCTGCACGTGGCCGACCAGGTGCGGGGGAGAGGCCTGGCATTCGAGACCCAGGGCAACGGCTCCGCCTTCCGCCTTCACATGCTCCGCATCACCGAAAGGGTCCTGGAGGACTTCTCTGACCTGGAGAGGCTGGGCCGGGCAACGGCCCTGGGGGCCCAGCGGGTGGTGGCAGGGCTCTTTATTCTGGGCCTCCTGGGGGAGGCTGCCTGGTACCTCCACCGCTACCTGACTGACCTGCGCTTCGACAATGTCTATGCTACACGGCAGCTCACTGGGCAGCTGGCCGAGGCCCAGGCCACACACCTGGTGGCCTCCCCACCAGCCTGGCTGCTGCGGGCGGCCCGGCTGAGGCTGTCCCAGCAGGAGCTGTTGAGATCCCTCCTCAGGctggggctgctcagcctgctcctggccgCCACAGCCGTGACCGTGGCCACCGACCACATGGCCTTCCTCCTGGCCCAGGCGGCGGTGGAGTGGGCTCAGAAGCTGGCCCGCGTGCCTGTCACGCTCACCGTCAAGTACGAC TTGGCGTACACCTTCCTGGACTTCATCCCCTTCCTCTTCAACCAGGCACCCCCGGAGACACCCTTCCACTCCGCTCGTGTCTCCAGCCAGTGGGAGCTGCGCTTCACCTCCCCCGGTTGCCCGCTGCTGGCAGCCCAGCACCCCCGCACAGCCGCTGCCCTGGCCGCGGGGGCCCTGCAGCTGGTGGCGTGTGCCACCGTCCTGCTAGAGACCTATGCCCGCCGCCTGCGGCACGCCATCGCTGCCTCCTTCTTCAGGGCCCAGGAGGCCCAGCGGGTCGGCCACCTTCACGCCCGGCTCCTGCGGAGATATAACCGGCTTCGATGCCAGCAACCGCCCCCAGGGACGCCTTCCTGCTCTGACAGCGGGCGTGGGTAG